The Anaerolineae bacterium genome segment GGTTTGCCGGCGTTGAGCCGAGCGCGGATGGCGTCGTCGTAGTCGTTACTGCCGGCGATGGCCTTTTCGAAGATGGTCGGGTTCGAGGTGACGCCGCGCAGGCCCTGGGCGATGAGCGCGGCAAAGTCGCCTGATTGGATAAAGGAGCGGCGGATGTAGTCCAGCCAGATGGACTGACCGAGGTTTGCCAGTTCCTGGAGCTTACTCATGGTGCACTCTCCCTGTGAGGCGTATCGCGCACATAATACTGATGCCGGCGCGAGGACGCAAGTTGAAGACCTGCTTGCATTCTATGAAATTTTGCGATATATTATGTCACGATGGACTGAACCGCGTTCCAGGGCGCGTCCGAACAGCTCTAAAAGGAGGCACAGCATGTCACAGGAGCATGAATTGGATGAAGCGGTGCGCCGGCGGCTGAACATCGTCCGCTTCGGCCTGATGGCCATCCCACCCATCGCCTGGGCTATCTCCTTCTCCTTGCCCTTTATCGTGGCGCGCGGGTTAGGCGCGAACTGGATCTCCATGGCCCTGATCCCCAGCCTGATCCAGACAGCCATCGTGGCGGTCATCTGTGTGATAGTCTGGTTCGTGTACAAAAGCCTGGTGATCCGCGGGGCGCGCCGCTGATCCCACCTCAGCGCCGGCACAACAGGGGCAGGGTTACCCGCCCACCGCTGATTTCCGCGCGCAGAGCGCTGAAGCTTATACCCAGCGCCTGTCCCCCGGCCGCGGCTGTGCTCCGCCGGCTTCCTGCCGTGCTGAACCTCAGCCATGCCTCACGTGCCGGCGCACGGGCGCGGAGGTGGAAACGGGCCAGGTCCATGAGGCTCTCACCCCCACCCGCCCCTCTCTGCGCGGCGATGAAGTCCACCCGGCCGGCGTAGTTGTCCACCCGATTCACCAACACCGTATCCATGCCCTCCACCGGCTGAATGCACTCCGCCGGCGCCCCGGCTCCGTCCACAATTTGCAGGACGTTCGGGTCATAGTCCAGATGCACCGCCACGACATCCGGTGAACTGCCGAAGGCGATCGCCTGCAGGGTCACCGGGACAATGTCGCCGGCGATGGTCTTGGTGTCGGAGGGCAACAGCGATAAGGCGAGCCAATCTCCCCCAGCGGCCGACGCCGGTGTCCAGCGCAGGACCAAGAAAGACCCGGGCAGGGCGGCGGCCGGCCCCCCTCGCCCCAGGTTCGGCACCAACAGGTCCCAATCCCCCTGCCCGACCTCGCCGTCGCGATCCAGATCCGCCGGCGGGTCAAACGCCGGCTCGCCGGAGCGGCTCCCCCAGGCAGCGATGAGACGCGACAGGTCATCGGCCCCGATGCGCTGGTCAGCGTTGATATCCCCCCAAACGGGGACGCCGGCATCCCAGCGGTTGCCGCCCGGCTGTAAGCGGAGCGGCGTCATCAGGGCCAGGCTTCCCGGCACAAAGGCGGTCAGCTCCCACGCGCCGGGCCGCACCTGCAGGGGCAGGAGGGCCTGGCCGGCGACATCGGTCTGTGCGGACGCCAGGGCTTCCACCGGCAGTGCCGGCCCGCCGGCCATCGTCACCAGCAGGGGCCTGGGCCAGAGCGTGGGCGGTCCCTGCGTGTCGAACGCCACCGTCAGCGACGCTGTCTCCTGCGCCGATCGCGGCGCCGGAGTGGGAAAAGCCTGTGCCGCCGTGGAGGGCGCCGGCCGCACCACCAGCGCGCCTTCTACCCGGGTGGTCACAACAGCGTTGGACGCCAGGGACGCCTGGGGCTGGCCTACGGCAGGGTTGGCGCCCAGGGAGACGGCGATGTCGGGTATATAGTCCACATATCCCGCCAATCCCCACCCAGCCGGCTGGAGCAGGATATGGTACAGGTCATGGGAGACGAACGCCGCGTCATTGTGCAGTGCTTCCGGCTGTTCCGCGGCGTGCGGATGGTCCTCGACCGGCAGGGCCTCGCCGGCGAACCCCGCCTCCCGCCCATCCCGCAGGGGATCGCTGACCAGCAGGGCGTCCTCCTCGCAGAGCACGCCGGCGGCGCCCAGATAGCGCCCGCCGACGCGGCTCCATTCGCCGGTATACGCATCCCACTGCCAGAAACCGAGCAGTAGCACCACGCCGGCGCCGGTGCGCACCTCCGCCCGCACATCCTCGAACCCGGGAGCCGTAATCCACTCCACCTCGAAAGAGCCGGCCAGCCCGCGCTCCTGCAGGTATTTCTGCAAGGCGTCCAACATATCTTCCGGACGGGTGCCCAGGTGCCCATCACCAGAATGCAGGCCATTTGTATCCATGCTGCCGGCCAGGTCCACAATAAATGGAACCGCATTGCGAGGGTCGTGATCGTCCCAGGCGCCGTAGGCGGTCACCAGCGGGAAGCTGTCCGCCACCGCCGGCGGGGGCTGATCAGCTCCCTCCAGGCGAGAATCCAGCCACCACAGGACATCCGCCAGCGCCGCCGGCCCGTCATACGCCCACACCTCCGCCGGATACCATATCGCCCAGTCCTCCTGCCGGGCGCTGAAATCCGGCAGGCCGGCCGGCGCGTAATCTGGCGCGTCGCCGCGCGGACTGCACAGACCAGGGTAAGGGGTGGGGGCCGGCTCGGGGCCCGCCGGCCGCTCCACGCACAGCGAGACGTCGTCCAGATAGGCACGCGTCGCGCCGGCATTGCCGTCGTTATGCACGCGGAAACGCAGGTACAGGATTTGTCCCCGATACGCGCTCAGGTCCAGGCCGGCCTCCGCCCAGCCAGAACGGGGCGCCGGCGAGATCTGCTCCAGGATACGGCCGGCGGCATCGGTTGCTTCCAACGTGAACCAGTCATACCCCTCCTCGCTGGCCGGCCGGGAGAGGAGATACCAGAAGGACAGGCGGGCGCGTACCGCATCGGATGGGATCCGCACCCTTTGCCAGGCGATGCTCTCGGTCGGGCTCTGCTCCATTCCCAGCCCGCCCAGCAGAAGGCTGAAGAAACCGGAATGCCGCTCCGTCGGCATGACGAACGGGGGGGCATCGCCGGCCAGCGTCCAGCCGGCGGTGAATTCCTCGAATCCGCCGTTCGTCACCCGCTCCGTACATGGGCCTGGCGTGGAGGTGGGGCCGGGGGTCGGAGCCGGCGTCCCCGCCGGCGGCACCAGCGGGGTCTGCACCGTCAGCGTCGTCGAAGATGGGGAGGCAAAGGAAGAAAGGCGCAGGCGCAGGTGCAGGACCTCGCCGGCGCGTGCGCTGGCGGCGGCCGATACGGTCAGCAGGACGGTTTGGGAGCGGCCGGGTTCCAGCGCCGGCAGGTCCCAGGAGTAGCTACTGCCGTGGGGCGCACAGCCATCACTGCAGGAAAGGAAGCGCGCCTGCGC includes the following:
- a CDS encoding DNRLRE domain-containing protein, with the translated sequence MGLSHPHPRVTAAPRWMLCVLVTALLVWGFCAGLWWRPPAQRALATADTVTITLAPTALAGIAEGSPTQSFAPAADGAMTIGWSYRASVGRRAGLLWFDLGGLPAGVMPLKAVVKADIAEHSGLATMVTHLSRLRAGWQAGRPTWKNRPPALPGQAQAVLGTAGTAAWDITPWVADWLAHPEENHGLLVDSFADFPEANERTLAGWRLELTLPADELALHVETDPSAVSPGGTLVYRIRIENAGTTTADALHLTAELPAQARFLSCSDGCAPHGSSYSWDLPALEPGRSQTVLLTVSAAASARAGEVLHLRLRLSSFASPSSTTLTVQTPLVPPAGTPAPTPGPTSTPGPCTERVTNGGFEEFTAGWTLAGDAPPFVMPTERHSGFFSLLLGGLGMEQSPTESIAWQRVRIPSDAVRARLSFWYLLSRPASEEGYDWFTLEATDAAGRILEQISPAPRSGWAEAGLDLSAYRGQILYLRFRVHNDGNAGATRAYLDDVSLCVERPAGPEPAPTPYPGLCSPRGDAPDYAPAGLPDFSARQEDWAIWYPAEVWAYDGPAALADVLWWLDSRLEGADQPPPAVADSFPLVTAYGAWDDHDPRNAVPFIVDLAGSMDTNGLHSGDGHLGTRPEDMLDALQKYLQERGLAGSFEVEWITAPGFEDVRAEVRTGAGVVLLLGFWQWDAYTGEWSRVGGRYLGAAGVLCEEDALLVSDPLRDGREAGFAGEALPVEDHPHAAEQPEALHNDAAFVSHDLYHILLQPAGWGLAGYVDYIPDIAVSLGANPAVGQPQASLASNAVVTTRVEGALVVRPAPSTAAQAFPTPAPRSAQETASLTVAFDTQGPPTLWPRPLLVTMAGGPALPVEALASAQTDVAGQALLPLQVRPGAWELTAFVPGSLALMTPLRLQPGGNRWDAGVPVWGDINADQRIGADDLSRLIAAWGSRSGEPAFDPPADLDRDGEVGQGDWDLLVPNLGRGGPAAALPGSFLVLRWTPASAAGGDWLALSLLPSDTKTIAGDIVPVTLQAIAFGSSPDVVAVHLDYDPNVLQIVDGAGAPAECIQPVEGMDTVLVNRVDNYAGRVDFIAAQRGAGGGESLMDLARFHLRARAPAREAWLRFSTAGSRRSTAAAGGQALGISFSALRAEISGGRVTLPLLCRR